A genome region from Pseudomonadota bacterium includes the following:
- a CDS encoding SET domain-containing protein-lysine N-methyltransferase, whose product MPDTETGFRFSYSVQKTEDKGLGVFAGEPIKKGSVVWRHSPGVFVVYDEPSFLAKVEGMASADVIYELTHVHAFEEFPGCLIRALDDGILINHSSQPNLATNKSGPARVSLDVRSPRYLDEVAAALHDDRYSLVATRDIETGEELANDYAADDDGPAFYDVLYEQYDIRDDYLDDG is encoded by the coding sequence ATGCCCGACACGGAAACTGGATTTCGCTTTTCCTACAGCGTCCAAAAGACAGAGGACAAGGGCCTTGGTGTCTTTGCTGGTGAACCGATCAAGAAGGGAAGTGTCGTTTGGCGCCACAGTCCCGGTGTCTTTGTCGTCTACGATGAGCCGTCGTTTTTGGCGAAGGTCGAAGGGATGGCATCTGCGGACGTGATCTATGAGCTAACGCACGTCCACGCTTTTGAAGAGTTTCCCGGTTGCCTGATCAGAGCTCTCGATGACGGCATCCTGATAAACCACTCAAGCCAACCGAACCTGGCCACGAACAAATCCGGCCCGGCAAGGGTGTCGCTCGATGTCAGGTCTCCCCGCTATCTTGACGAGGTGGCCGCGGCGCTTCACGACGACCGCTATTCACTGGTCGCAACACGGGACATCGAGACAGGCGAAGAGCTGGCCAATGACTATGCTGCCGACGACGACGGCCCGGCCTTTTACGACGTTCTCTATGAACAGTATGACATCCGTGACGACTATCTGGATGATGGGTGA
- a CDS encoding SDR family oxidoreductase, translated as MSGAAIAPAVSTGAKRFEGKSVLVTGGAAGMGLAAARMFAAEGGRVAVLDIQDQAGQAFVEEVKQLGGDAFFHQADLSKPAEVERGLGAVIEAMGGIDVLFNHAGSIIVKPFHETTDEDYDRLMDTNLRSAFAVTRGVVRHMMNNGGGSIVCTASIGSERAFVFESLYCMTKAAVLMLSNSIAVECRDYGIRCNAVCPGFVKTAHGLREIDELDGLGQQWQEADLAATQVRICEPEEVAAAALFLASDEASFINGASIYVDNGWFVKG; from the coding sequence ATGTCGGGAGCAGCAATCGCGCCGGCCGTGTCGACAGGCGCGAAGAGATTCGAAGGCAAGTCCGTCTTGGTGACGGGCGGCGCGGCAGGCATGGGCCTGGCAGCCGCGCGGATGTTCGCCGCGGAAGGCGGCCGCGTGGCCGTCCTCGACATACAGGATCAGGCCGGTCAGGCGTTTGTCGAGGAGGTCAAGCAGCTAGGCGGCGACGCGTTCTTTCACCAAGCCGATCTTTCCAAGCCGGCCGAGGTCGAGCGTGGCCTTGGCGCCGTGATCGAGGCGATGGGCGGCATCGATGTTCTCTTCAACCACGCCGGCAGCATCATCGTGAAGCCGTTTCATGAAACGACGGACGAGGATTACGACCGCTTGATGGATACAAACCTGCGCTCTGCCTTCGCGGTGACGCGTGGGGTCGTCCGGCACATGATGAACAACGGCGGCGGATCGATTGTGTGTACGGCGTCGATCGGCAGCGAGCGGGCGTTCGTCTTTGAATCGCTGTACTGCATGACAAAGGCGGCCGTGCTGATGCTCTCGAACTCGATCGCCGTCGAGTGCCGCGATTACGGCATTCGCTGCAATGCCGTCTGCCCGGGTTTCGTCAAAACGGCGCACGGGCTTCGCGAGATCGACGAACTGGACGGTCTCGGCCAGCAGTGGCAGGAGGCCGATCTGGCGGCGACCCAGGTTCGGATCTGCGAACCGGAGGAGGTCGCCGCGGCGGCGCTGTTCTTGGCGTCCGACGAGGCAAGTTTTATCAACGGTGCGTCGATCTATGTCGACAACGGATGGTTTGTGAAAGGGTGA
- a CDS encoding radical SAM protein, with translation MSQLKTFKVVLIKPSHYDDDGYVIQWLKSIIPSNTLAALYGVIGDCAARKVLGDDVRIEIDAYDETNTVIPIKKIIRSLGASDGGFVGLVGVQSNQFPRAVDLARQFRAHDLTVIIGGFHVAGCLAMLPEMPPEIGEVQEMGVSLYAGETEGRMDEVLLDVWNGIVKPLYRYMSDLPDMDGTPVPYLPDDLIAKAAGNYTSFDSGRGCPFQCSFCTIINVQGRKSRYRSPDDIEQIIRINEAQGIRRYFITDDNFARNKNWEAILDRMIYLREEEKFRFKFIIQVDTLCHRTPGFVEKAARAGCNRVFIGLENIDPDALMSAKKRQNKIWEYRDMMQAWKHAGVITYAGYILGFPDDTPEKIKRNIEIIQRELPLDLIEFFYLTPLPGSEDHQTLHRDGVWMDPDLNKYDLNHRVSHHPVMTDEEWDRIYLDAWKLYYTPKHFATVIRRQASLGLKTKSLFHGMGGFYASIMYANVHPLEAGFWRRRVRKQRRHGMALENPLIFYPKRTWMEFWSHAKFLALYLRLKWIHDRVVSDPSVRDYSDLAMTPTAANERDDLDLIRVFEDQIPDTYGAPVKRKKKDSAAEATAVPAE, from the coding sequence ATGTCCCAGTTGAAGACGTTCAAAGTGGTGTTGATCAAGCCGTCGCACTACGACGATGACGGCTATGTCATCCAGTGGCTCAAGTCCATCATTCCATCGAACACACTGGCGGCGCTCTATGGCGTCATCGGCGATTGCGCCGCGCGCAAGGTGCTGGGTGATGATGTCAGAATCGAAATCGACGCCTACGACGAAACCAACACCGTCATCCCAATCAAAAAGATTATTCGTTCTCTGGGAGCTTCTGATGGCGGTTTCGTCGGGCTGGTCGGCGTGCAGTCGAACCAGTTCCCGCGTGCCGTCGATCTGGCGCGTCAGTTTCGCGCCCACGACCTGACGGTCATCATCGGCGGGTTTCATGTCGCCGGCTGTCTGGCCATGTTGCCCGAAATGCCGCCCGAAATCGGCGAAGTCCAGGAGATGGGGGTTTCGCTCTATGCCGGCGAGACCGAAGGCCGGATGGACGAGGTGCTGCTTGACGTTTGGAACGGCATCGTCAAGCCGCTCTATCGCTATATGTCGGATCTGCCGGACATGGACGGTACGCCGGTGCCCTATCTGCCCGATGACTTGATCGCCAAAGCAGCCGGCAACTACACAAGCTTCGATTCGGGCCGCGGTTGTCCGTTCCAGTGTTCGTTCTGCACCATCATCAATGTTCAGGGCCGCAAGTCCCGTTACCGCTCGCCGGACGATATCGAGCAGATTATCCGGATCAACGAAGCCCAAGGCATTCGTCGCTACTTCATTACCGACGACAACTTCGCGCGGAACAAGAATTGGGAAGCGATCTTGGATCGCATGATCTATCTGCGCGAAGAGGAGAAGTTCCGGTTCAAGTTCATTATACAAGTCGACACGCTGTGCCATCGAACGCCCGGCTTCGTGGAGAAAGCGGCGCGCGCCGGTTGCAACCGCGTATTCATCGGGTTGGAGAACATCGACCCCGACGCGCTGATGTCGGCCAAGAAACGCCAGAACAAGATCTGGGAATACCGCGACATGATGCAGGCCTGGAAGCACGCGGGCGTCATCACCTATGCCGGATACATCCTGGGTTTTCCCGACGACACGCCGGAGAAGATCAAGCGCAACATCGAGATCATTCAGCGTGAACTGCCGCTTGACCTGATCGAGTTCTTTTATCTGACGCCGCTGCCCGGTTCGGAGGATCATCAGACCCTGCACCGCGACGGCGTGTGGATGGATCCCGATCTCAACAAATATGACCTGAACCACCGCGTCTCACATCACCCGGTCATGACCGACGAGGAATGGGACCGGATCTACCTTGACGCCTGGAAGCTCTACTACACGCCCAAACACTTCGCGACGGTGATACGACGGCAGGCGTCGCTGGGTTTGAAAACCAAGTCGCTCTTCCATGGCATGGGCGGTTTCTACGCGTCGATCATGTATGCGAATGTCCATCCCCTGGAGGCTGGTTTCTGGCGCCGCCGGGTGCGCAAACAACGCCGGCACGGTATGGCGCTGGAAAACCCGCTGATCTTCTATCCCAAACGAACGTGGATGGAGTTCTGGTCACACGCCAAGTTCCTGGCTCTTTATCTTCGGCTGAAGTGGATTCACGATCGTGTCGTTAGTGATCCATCCGTACGCGACTATTCGGATCTGGCGATGACACCGACGGCGGCGAACGAACGCGACGACCTCGACCTGATCCGGGTTTTCGAGGATCAGATTCCCGACACTTATGGCGCTCCGGTGAAACGAAAGAAAAAGGATAGCGCAGCAGAGGCCACAGCGGTCCCTGCCGAGTAA
- a CDS encoding VOC family protein: MAKAIHSMIRVLDEARSIEFYKTALGLDVADRMDFDGFTLVYLRNADADFEVELTVNKGREEPYDLGDGYGHIAFCVDDVDAEHERMIAAGLSPRKLVDFAPGGDVIARFFFIQDPDGYEIEVLQRHGRYR, encoded by the coding sequence TTGGCTAAAGCAATCCATTCCATGATCCGCGTCTTGGACGAGGCGCGGTCGATTGAGTTCTACAAGACGGCCTTGGGACTGGACGTCGCCGATCGAATGGACTTCGACGGCTTCACGCTGGTCTATCTACGCAATGCCGACGCCGACTTCGAGGTCGAACTGACGGTCAACAAGGGCCGTGAGGAACCATACGACCTCGGTGATGGCTACGGGCACATCGCTTTTTGTGTCGACGATGTCGATGCCGAGCATGAGCGCATGATCGCAGCCGGCCTTTCTCCACGAAAACTGGTCGACTTCGCGCCGGGTGGCGACGTCATCGCCCGCTTTTTCTTCATTCAGGACCCCGATGGTTATGAGATCGAGGTCCTGCAACGTCACGGGCGCTATCGATGA
- a CDS encoding D-arabinono-1,4-lactone oxidase, protein MTWDEGHGGFTPTSWTNWVGNQRCEPAKIVEAGDEDAIVAAVRQAADHSLAVRTPGTGHSFTPNALSDGILLNTRGHNGIVAIEPEAKRVIAKSHTTIGQFGEPLWASGLSLKNQGDIDTQAIAGAIATSTHGSGKDFQSFSGALRACRLVDGRGEVRTLSVESNPELFGAVQTSLGMLGIMTEVTVEVMDAYHLHEQIVFMPAGEVIERWDDLIQTYRHFSFFWMPTDGSSVLYGFPEAEADMCMVKLYQETDEEPGANELPDGERTDRAYRIYPHVFEPNFHELEYFMPAEESLDVFLAHRRLMLDSLPDSVFPMEVRFVARDDAWISPNYQRDSLVISVSGKPGTDYWPYLRTCDQHLLERGGRPHWGKLHFSTAERLSESFPRYEDFKRVRREFDPKGIFLNDHLRPLFE, encoded by the coding sequence ATGACGTGGGATGAGGGTCATGGCGGTTTCACGCCGACCAGTTGGACCAATTGGGTCGGCAATCAACGGTGTGAGCCCGCCAAGATCGTTGAGGCGGGCGATGAGGACGCGATTGTCGCTGCGGTAAGACAAGCGGCCGACCATTCGCTTGCCGTAAGAACGCCTGGAACCGGGCACAGTTTCACGCCGAATGCGTTGAGCGATGGGATCCTGTTGAACACCCGTGGGCATAATGGGATCGTCGCGATCGAGCCAGAGGCCAAACGCGTCATCGCGAAGTCGCATACGACGATCGGTCAATTCGGTGAGCCTCTGTGGGCGTCCGGTCTCTCGTTGAAGAACCAGGGCGACATCGATACGCAGGCTATTGCCGGTGCGATCGCGACATCGACGCACGGCTCCGGCAAGGACTTTCAGAGCTTCTCTGGCGCGCTCAGGGCATGCCGCCTTGTCGACGGACGGGGCGAGGTTCGCACCCTGTCAGTCGAGAGTAACCCGGAGCTTTTCGGTGCGGTTCAGACGTCGCTCGGGATGCTGGGGATCATGACCGAGGTAACGGTGGAGGTCATGGACGCCTACCATCTTCACGAGCAGATCGTCTTCATGCCAGCGGGTGAAGTCATCGAACGATGGGACGACCTGATCCAGACCTACCGGCATTTTTCGTTCTTCTGGATGCCAACGGATGGTTCATCGGTTCTCTACGGCTTTCCCGAAGCCGAAGCCGACATGTGTATGGTCAAGCTCTATCAGGAGACCGATGAAGAGCCGGGCGCTAACGAGCTGCCGGACGGCGAGAGAACCGACCGGGCCTACCGGATCTATCCGCATGTGTTTGAACCGAACTTTCATGAACTCGAGTACTTCATGCCGGCTGAGGAATCCTTGGACGTCTTCCTCGCGCACCGCCGACTGATGCTCGACTCTCTGCCCGACAGTGTCTTTCCCATGGAGGTCCGCTTCGTCGCCCGTGACGACGCCTGGATCAGTCCGAACTACCAGCGCGACAGCCTGGTCATCTCCGTTTCCGGTAAGCCAGGGACCGACTACTGGCCCTATCTCAGGACGTGCGATCAACACCTCTTGGAACGCGGCGGACGGCCGCATTGGGGCAAGCTGCATTTCTCGACGGCCGAGCGCCTGTCGGAGAGCTTCCCGCGCTATGAAGACTTCAAACGGGTGCGCCGGGAGTTCGATCCGAAAGGGATCTTTCTGAACGACCACCTTCGGCCCCTGTTTGAATAG
- a CDS encoding GNAT family N-acetyltransferase, with amino-acid sequence MSTSIRPAAVADIPHLAHALMEASGGLVEAVYDGVIPGRSANVIVEHLFSRSGATTAFSNCMVAENDESVLGSVHAFPMDAMGDGPPDPLAPDDRLYVYAPFMAMHADGSYYVMALAVYPEFQGAGVGKRLMAEVEAAAKTKGFKEMSLNVFAENRGAVRLYQSLGYKESARAPAVAHEKIRYGGDILLMTRAL; translated from the coding sequence ATGAGCACCTCAATCAGACCCGCGGCAGTTGCCGACATCCCGCATTTGGCCCACGCTCTCATGGAGGCGTCGGGTGGTTTGGTGGAAGCCGTTTACGATGGTGTCATCCCGGGCCGCAGCGCCAACGTCATTGTCGAACATCTGTTCTCCCGGTCCGGTGCGACAACGGCCTTCTCGAACTGCATGGTCGCAGAAAACGACGAGAGCGTTCTAGGCTCCGTGCACGCCTTTCCCATGGATGCGATGGGCGATGGCCCTCCCGATCCGCTTGCGCCCGACGATCGCCTCTATGTCTACGCACCCTTCATGGCCATGCACGCTGACGGCAGCTATTACGTCATGGCCTTGGCGGTTTATCCTGAGTTTCAAGGCGCCGGCGTCGGCAAACGTCTGATGGCGGAGGTCGAGGCGGCGGCGAAGACCAAGGGCTTCAAGGAGATGAGTCTCAACGTGTTCGCCGAGAACCGGGGCGCCGTCCGGCTCTATCAATCGCTTGGCTATAAGGAAAGCGCGCGCGCACCGGCCGTCGCCCATGAGAAGATTCGCTACGGCGGTGACATTCTGCTGATGACGCGGGCGCTTTAG
- a CDS encoding GMC family oxidoreductase, producing the protein MSTIAHDDAVVVIVGSGAGGGTMAYELTKAGIPCVLLEAGPFLKPADYKNDEWEAFGQMAWLDPRTTSGSWRVSTDFSGLPAWLVKAVGGTTTHWAGATPRFLGYEFEALTTYGEVDGATLMDWPISLSDMEPYYDAAEKAIGSTHVHGRPPLPANNNYKVFANGAEQVGYTRYATGPYGTNAEPYDGRPGSVQDGFNFQGDKNTSKWSTAVREIPRAVETGLCDLRPESHVVRITHDASGRVDAVLYVDKDGNLNRQAARAVCVAGNSIETPRLLLLSESNMFPSGLANGSDQVGRNYMRHMTGSMYAWFDQPVKMYRGETMAGIIKDEVQNDPSRGFVGGYYMETLSLGPPFLASFIEPGMWGPDFTNMMDHYSSMAGMWIVGEDMPQATNRITLSDTVTDQWDLPVANVHFDDHPNDVAMRNYAYEKAEALYQAVGAVGTHRTPPYPSTHNLGTCRMSANAEDGVVNKWGQAHEVPNLFISDGSVMTTGAAANPTLTIVALAIRQAEYLTGEVNNGNI; encoded by the coding sequence ATGAGCACGATTGCACACGATGATGCCGTCGTCGTCATTGTCGGCTCCGGCGCCGGCGGCGGCACGATGGCCTATGAGTTGACCAAGGCCGGAATCCCCTGCGTTCTGCTTGAAGCCGGTCCGTTCCTGAAACCGGCGGACTACAAGAACGATGAATGGGAGGCTTTCGGCCAGATGGCGTGGCTCGATCCGCGCACGACCAGCGGATCGTGGCGGGTGTCGACGGATTTCTCCGGTTTGCCGGCCTGGCTGGTCAAGGCAGTCGGCGGCACGACGACCCATTGGGCCGGTGCCACGCCGCGCTTCCTTGGCTATGAGTTCGAGGCGCTGACGACCTATGGCGAGGTCGACGGGGCGACATTGATGGATTGGCCGATCTCGTTGTCGGATATGGAGCCGTACTACGACGCCGCTGAGAAGGCGATCGGGTCGACCCATGTGCACGGCCGGCCGCCGCTGCCGGCCAACAACAATTACAAGGTCTTCGCCAATGGCGCCGAGCAGGTTGGTTACACGCGCTATGCCACCGGGCCGTATGGCACGAACGCCGAGCCTTACGACGGCCGTCCGGGCTCGGTCCAGGACGGGTTCAATTTCCAGGGCGACAAGAATACCTCGAAATGGAGCACGGCCGTGCGCGAGATTCCGCGCGCGGTGGAGACCGGACTGTGCGATCTACGACCTGAATCCCATGTCGTCAGGATTACCCACGACGCCTCCGGCAGGGTCGACGCGGTGCTCTATGTCGACAAGGACGGCAACCTGAACCGTCAGGCGGCGAGGGCGGTGTGTGTCGCCGGTAACTCGATCGAGACGCCGCGTTTGCTGCTGCTCAGCGAGTCCAACATGTTCCCGAGCGGTCTGGCCAACGGCTCCGACCAGGTCGGGCGCAACTACATGCGCCACATGACCGGCTCGATGTACGCCTGGTTCGATCAGCCGGTGAAGATGTACCGCGGCGAGACCATGGCCGGCATCATCAAGGATGAGGTCCAGAATGACCCGTCCCGCGGCTTCGTCGGCGGGTACTACATGGAGACGCTGTCACTGGGCCCGCCGTTCCTGGCCAGCTTCATCGAACCTGGCATGTGGGGCCCGGACTTCACCAACATGATGGATCACTACTCCAGCATGGCGGGCATGTGGATTGTCGGTGAGGACATGCCGCAGGCGACCAACCGGATCACGCTGTCAGATACGGTGACCGATCAATGGGACCTGCCGGTCGCGAACGTCCACTTCGACGATCACCCCAACGATGTCGCCATGCGCAACTATGCCTACGAGAAGGCCGAGGCGCTCTATCAGGCGGTCGGCGCGGTCGGTACGCATCGCACGCCGCCCTATCCCTCAACCCACAATCTGGGCACCTGCCGGATGAGTGCGAACGCCGAGGACGGCGTGGTCAACAAGTGGGGTCAGGCGCACGAGGTGCCGAACCTCTTTATCTCCGACGGATCCGTCATGACCACCGGCGCGGCGGCCAACCCGACACTGACGATCGTCGCATTGGCCATCCGTCAGGCCGAATATCTGACGGGAGAGGTCAACAACGGCAACATCTAG
- a CDS encoding NAD(P)/FAD-dependent oxidoreductase, translating to MTPGNPFSNLSRRMLLSSSLAAIALPAVARAQVTSEPDVVVIGAGSAGIAAAKRLIADGRSVVVLEANDRIGGRAWTESETFGVPFDHGCSWIQTAKVDMFLEAAESYGFDVQPHSGADEALYVGDREANDTEYGQYGDAYDAVVGAISDAGRSGQDVAASTVMPKMPFSVTSQSWIAMGMSVDMDEMSTLDWWSGADAGTTYLIKQGFGTLVSRLGADVPVMLSTPATKIAWGSDGVTVTTPSGDIRAKACIVTVSTGVLNAGSIDFDPALPAAKQQAIADLPMGLLAKVALQFEGSRLGFRPNEWLTYLVPEEVPAEASFFLTWPFDQNLMIGFMGGDFAWDMSEAGTDAAVDFALGEVETMVGSKARDSFVKGTLTHWASDPLTLGAYAALRPGAHGARAELARPLDDRLFWAGEAAAGAYYATCGGAWDSGERAAREVIAALG from the coding sequence ATGACACCAGGCAACCCATTCTCGAACCTGTCCCGACGCATGTTGTTGTCGTCCTCCCTCGCGGCGATAGCCTTGCCGGCTGTGGCGCGAGCACAGGTCACGTCCGAGCCTGATGTCGTTGTGATTGGCGCTGGATCCGCCGGGATCGCCGCGGCCAAGAGGCTTATCGCAGACGGCCGGTCGGTCGTGGTGCTGGAGGCCAACGACCGCATTGGCGGCCGGGCCTGGACGGAATCGGAGACCTTCGGCGTACCCTTCGACCATGGCTGTTCGTGGATCCAGACCGCGAAGGTCGACATGTTCCTTGAAGCAGCCGAGTCCTACGGGTTCGACGTTCAGCCACACTCCGGCGCCGATGAAGCACTCTATGTCGGCGATCGTGAGGCGAACGATACCGAGTATGGCCAGTACGGGGACGCATACGATGCGGTGGTCGGCGCCATCTCTGATGCCGGCCGCAGCGGACAGGATGTCGCCGCCTCGACGGTGATGCCCAAGATGCCGTTCTCGGTGACCTCCCAATCCTGGATCGCGATGGGAATGAGCGTCGACATGGACGAGATGTCGACACTCGATTGGTGGTCGGGCGCGGATGCCGGAACGACCTATCTGATCAAGCAGGGTTTTGGCACATTGGTCTCGCGCCTGGGCGCCGATGTCCCGGTCATGCTCTCGACACCCGCCACCAAGATCGCGTGGGGTAGCGATGGCGTAACGGTCACCACGCCCTCCGGCGACATTCGCGCGAAGGCCTGCATCGTCACCGTCTCCACCGGCGTGTTGAATGCCGGCTCCATCGATTTCGACCCCGCCCTGCCGGCCGCCAAACAACAGGCCATCGCCGACCTGCCGATGGGTCTTCTGGCCAAAGTCGCGCTGCAGTTCGAGGGTTCGCGTCTCGGCTTCCGCCCCAACGAGTGGCTGACCTACCTCGTGCCCGAGGAAGTACCGGCCGAGGCCAGCTTCTTCCTGACCTGGCCGTTCGATCAGAACCTCATGATCGGGTTCATGGGTGGCGATTTCGCCTGGGATATGTCGGAGGCAGGTACTGATGCCGCCGTCGACTTTGCGCTCGGCGAGGTCGAAACCATGGTCGGCAGCAAGGCGCGTGATAGTTTTGTCAAAGGTACGCTGACCCACTGGGCGAGCGATCCGCTGACGCTGGGCGCCTATGCGGCGCTGCGGCCTGGCGCCCATGGTGCACGTGCCGAACTGGCCCGCCCGCTTGATGATCGCTTGTTCTGGGCCGGCGAAGCAGCAGCCGGTGCCTATTACGCGACCTGCGGCGGCGCCTGGGACAGCGGCGAACGCGCGGCGCGAGAGGTGATCGCGGCATTGGGATGA
- a CDS encoding alpha/beta hydrolase produces the protein MARVRIANGLMLDYLECGDRQGAAILFVHGYLDSWRVWESSLPFLPHNHRLVFVTQRGFGDSDKPEQGYRQIDFVEDIKAFMDAVQLDHAVIVGHSMGGLIAHYLALLYPERVDGLILVATSASASELVEDWSIGDHDVMSLTDPIDPDFVRQAQSEDVRAPVPTHRLEGQIFEAMKVPARVWGQSMQGMFDEDHRDRLGDINVPVQILYPELDMYFTRDQQDELLALLPNASLKVYPGAGHGLQWEFPEEFGADVSAFANDLARRIA, from the coding sequence ATGGCAAGAGTAAGGATCGCCAACGGTCTAATGTTGGACTACCTGGAATGCGGCGATCGCCAGGGTGCCGCTATTCTATTCGTTCACGGTTACCTCGACAGCTGGCGGGTTTGGGAGTCAAGCTTGCCGTTCTTGCCCCACAATCATCGTTTGGTCTTTGTGACGCAGCGCGGATTCGGTGACTCCGACAAACCCGAACAGGGCTATCGGCAGATTGATTTTGTCGAAGACATCAAGGCCTTCATGGACGCCGTCCAACTCGACCACGCCGTTATCGTCGGCCATTCGATGGGCGGGCTGATCGCCCATTACCTCGCACTCCTGTACCCAGAGCGGGTCGATGGCCTGATCCTTGTCGCCACCTCGGCAAGCGCAAGCGAACTAGTCGAGGACTGGAGTATCGGCGACCATGACGTCATGTCGCTGACGGATCCTATCGATCCGGACTTCGTCCGGCAGGCGCAATCCGAGGACGTTCGCGCACCCGTGCCGACCCATCGTCTCGAGGGTCAAATCTTTGAAGCTATGAAGGTTCCCGCTCGCGTGTGGGGCCAGTCCATGCAAGGCATGTTTGACGAAGACCATCGCGACCGGTTGGGGGACATTAACGTACCCGTACAAATCCTCTATCCCGAACTGGACATGTACTTCACACGCGACCAGCAAGATGAGCTCTTGGCCTTGTTGCCCAACGCATCGCTCAAGGTCTATCCCGGCGCTGGGCACGGCTTGCAATGGGAGTTCCCGGAAGAGTTTGGCGCAGATGTCTCGGCGTTTGCCAATGATCTGGCTCGCCGCATCGCGTAG
- a CDS encoding ribbon-helix-helix domain-containing protein has product MCQIFAGQDPEVYESETRSLRLNGQCTSIRLETAYWEMLDGIAEAEGFRTPAFISKLHSEVLELHGEARNFTSLLRCVCLQFLRREAGLLDGPSVAAE; this is encoded by the coding sequence ATGTGTCAGATCTTTGCGGGGCAAGATCCCGAGGTCTATGAAAGTGAGACGCGTTCGCTGCGCCTGAACGGCCAGTGCACGTCCATTCGTCTGGAGACCGCTTACTGGGAAATGCTGGACGGCATCGCCGAGGCCGAGGGCTTCAGGACGCCGGCGTTCATTTCTAAGCTACACTCCGAAGTGCTTGAATTGCATGGCGAGGCGCGCAACTTCACATCGCTCCTGCGTTGTGTCTGCCTGCAGTTTCTCAGACGCGAGGCCGGGCTTCTGGATGGCCCATCCGTTGCCGCCGAGTAG
- a CDS encoding acetoacetate decarboxylase family protein — protein MARSFVTPANNMPVQAPLIPDPFVPYHCPGNRSVYAVCRGDEASLRAILEPTPFDFVDDRFVVSVTDFSNCDKVPFFDAAIVLPVRYGDMVGGHYIFEYEDDDRAIAAGRDLWGYPKKYAAISLERHDDLVRGTAVRHGATVIDIEVPLEYGAKAPAKPTVVPHLNIRSVPAPDGPGTSLRQVIARDTSPDFVLSEELFGRAKVSLYAIPGCPLDIFKPVQVLGGGFITGDFHATEENGWGRVVATL, from the coding sequence ATGGCAAGATCGTTCGTGACGCCGGCAAACAACATGCCGGTACAGGCGCCGCTCATTCCCGATCCTTTCGTGCCGTACCACTGCCCGGGCAACCGGTCGGTCTATGCGGTCTGCCGCGGCGATGAAGCGTCCCTGCGCGCTATTCTGGAACCCACGCCCTTCGACTTTGTCGACGATCGGTTTGTGGTGTCGGTTACCGATTTCAGCAACTGCGACAAGGTACCGTTCTTCGATGCGGCGATCGTGCTTCCCGTGCGCTACGGCGACATGGTGGGCGGTCACTATATCTTCGAGTATGAGGACGATGATCGTGCGATCGCCGCCGGTCGCGATCTGTGGGGATACCCGAAAAAGTACGCTGCGATCTCGTTGGAACGGCATGACGATCTGGTCCGCGGAACGGCGGTGCGCCACGGCGCCACCGTGATCGATATCGAGGTCCCACTTGAATACGGCGCCAAGGCGCCGGCCAAACCGACCGTCGTGCCGCACCTCAACATTCGCTCGGTGCCGGCGCCGGACGGGCCGGGAACGTCGTTGCGTCAGGTTATCGCCAGGGACACATCGCCCGACTTCGTGCTCTCCGAGGAACTCTTCGGCCGTGCCAAAGTCTCGCTCTACGCCATACCGGGTTGTCCCCTGGACATCTTTAAGCCGGTCCAGGTGTTGGGCGGCGGTTTCATCACCGGCGATTTCCACGCGACCGAAGAAAACGGCTGGGGCCGTGTCGTCGCAACGCTTTAA